Proteins found in one Heptranchias perlo isolate sHepPer1 chromosome 23, sHepPer1.hap1, whole genome shotgun sequence genomic segment:
- the nat9 gene encoding N-acetyltransferase 9, which yields MRLNEDAVLQGRVAALVPYTAPHVLRYHQWMKSEELQKLTASEPLTLEQEYQMQRSWREDADKCTFIVLDKLKWVSGLCTEEDCMVGDVNLFLTDPEDPTMAEIEVMIAEPSYRGKGFGKEVTMMMMYYGVTKLGITKFQAKINLENTISIGMFRNFHFEEVSISNVFQEVTLSLTVDDYRKKWLLEQMNQVEEERYRQTKQQLEGATEGNRLVL from the exons ATGCGGCTGAACGAGGATGCGGTGCTGCAGGGCCGGGTGGCGGCGCTGGTGCCTTACACTGCTCCGCATGTCCTCAG GTATCACCAATGGATGAAATCAGAGGAGTTACAGAAGCTCACAGCCTCAGAGCCACTTACCTTGGAGCAGGAGTACCAGATGCAGAGAAGCTGGCGGGAGGATGCCGATA AATGTACCTTCATAGTATTGGACAAGCTGAAATGGGTGAGTGGCTTGTGCACGGAAGAGGACTGCATGGTGGGAGATGTGAATTTGTTCCTCACAGATCCTGAAGACCCCACAATGGCGGAAATTGAAGTCATGATTGCAG AGCCCAGTTACAGAGGAAAGGGGTTTGGCAAGGAagtgacgatgatgatgatgtatTACG GAGTGACTAAACTGGGGATAACAAAATTCCAAGCCAAAATCAATCTGGAAAATACAATCAGCATCGGCATGTTTCGAAACTTTCATTTTGAAGAG GTTTCTATCAGTAACGTCTTTCAGGAAGTGACGCTCTCGTTAACTGTGGACGACTATAGGAAAAAGTGGCTCCTCGAACAAATGAATCAAGTCGAGGAGGAGCGGTATCGTCAAACGAAACAGCAGCTGGAGGGAGCTACAGAGGGAAATCGACTGGTCCTTTGA